In Helicobacter pylori Shi112, the genomic window CGACGCGCTTTTAGGGGGCTTTGAAGAAGTGCTTATTTGCCATGGCAAGGGGAGCGGGATTTTAGAAAAGTTTGTGAAAGAATTTTTAAAAAACCACCCTAAAGTGGTAAGCTTTAGCGACGCTCCCATTAATTTAGGCGGTAGTGGGGTTAAAATCGTTAAATTGTAGTTTTTGGCGCTTTTTATGGGGGATTAATACAAAAATCCGCTTTAAATTATAAAGCCATTTTACACCAACACTCAATGAGAACAAAGCCTTTTTAAAAGAGCGTTAAAAAGGGCTTTAAGCTTAATTGAGCCAAAACCCTTAAAAATCTTTAGCCTTGATAGGCTTTTATCGCTTTCTCTAAAACCTTAATCGCGCTCTCTTTGTTTTCAAACCCCTTGACTTTCACCCATTTATTAGGCTCTAAATCCTTGTAAGTTTCAAAAAAATGCTTGATTTTATCTAAAGTGTGTTTGGATAAATCATTAATATCTTTGACATAGGAATGCGTGGGATCAATCTTATCTATGGGTAGAGCGAGCAATTTTTCATCCATCCCGCTTTCATCTTCCATGTTCAAAACCCCAACCAAGCGCGCTTTCACCACGCTCCCGGCTTGAAAAGCCACATCGCTTAAAACAAGCGCATCTACAGGGTCGCCATCAGATCCTAGAGTGTTAGGCACAAAGCCATAATTTGCGGGGTAATTTTGCGCCCCATAAAGCACCCTATCCACCATTAAAGCCCCGCTTTCTTTATCCAATTCATACTTGATATTAGAATGCTTGGATATTTCAATCACCACGCACAAAGCGTTAGCGTCATGGCTAATTTCTAGTTTTTCTAAATTCATTGCAATCTCCTTTGAATAATAAAAAAGACTTATTCTAACATAAAGCCCGCTCTTTTTAAACCCCTTTAGGGGTTTTTAAATGATCGTATTGTTTGCTGTATTTGTGAAAGGCTCTCAAGCACTTTTTGGTGTTTAATTGATCATAAAAAAGATTATCAAAATAAGACTTTTTAGGGGGCTTTAATGAAATATCAGGCTTTTTCGCATTTTGAATGGTGCTATTGAAAGCATGCTTATTCAAAGAAACAGGGCAAGGCACATAGGTAAAATTAGCAATATCATGGTAAGTGGGGTTGTTTATGAACATATCCACCGGCTCTATGATTTTAAAACGCTCCGTGGCTTCTATAAAAGTTTTAGCGCCCTTAGGCGTGAGGTAGTAGCCGGCTGTAGTAGAAACATACACGCTAGTGAGGTAAAAATGCTCTAAAAAAAAGGCTTCTTTTTCACTATCAGCACGCCTTTCCCAAAAGGTCTCTTTAATGTTTGCCTCTTTTGCCAATAAGGATTCGTATTTTCCTGTGAGATCATCGTATTTTCCTGTGAGATCATCGTATTTTCCTGTGAGATCATCGTATTTTCCTGTGAGATCATCGTATTTTCCTGTGAGATCATCGTATTTTCCTGTGAGATCATCGTATTTTCCTGTGAGATCATCGTATTTTCCTGTGAGATCATCGTATTTTGCCACGAGTTTCTTATACACTTCTGTCCGAGCTAAAATATTTCCAATGAAATGGTTGAGTTTCCTTTTAATTTTTTTAAAAACCACTTGATTAAAAGAGATTTTTTGGGGCGCTATTTTGCAAGGATCAAATGGTTCTTTGGGGTTTTGTTGCGTTTCAATAACCAAATCTTGTTGCGTATCTTGTGTGGAATTGGGGGGGGGGGGGGGTAACTTCATGGTTTTCAATAGTCTCTTCAATCTCTGTATAATCAATCTCTTCAGCCTCTGTATAGATAGGGAGAGCGCACAAATTGGTTTTATGGCCTCCCCAATAATGCCCATAGAGTCTCACAAAATCAAAAGGGCTTTTCAGGCAATCTTCTAAGGCTTGCATGAAGTTAGGCTCTAGCGCTACATCATCTTCTAAAATGGCGACCGGTTGGTTTGTTTTAACGCATTCTTTCCATAAAAGATAATGGCTTAAATAGCACCCAAATTCTTGGGGCAATAACTCTTGATAACAATAATCAGAATGGAACCAATCGGATTTTAACATGCTTTGCGCATCATAAAGTTCTTGAACGAATTTTTCAAAATCTTCGTGTTTGGGGCTAATAGCGTCAAAGATTTGAAAAACACAACGCCCTTTAAATTTTTCATTGGATTCTGAAACGAGTTTTTCAGTATCCAAACGCCTTTGACTTTCTTTTAAAGAAATGATATAAACTTGTATCAAATGAACTCCTAAATATGGTATTTTATTCTACCATAAAGTTTTTTCATTCTTTTTAAACCTCTTTAGGGGTTTTTAAATGATCGTATTGCTTGTTGTATTTGTGAAAGGCTTTTAAACGCTTTTTAGCATTGAGACTATAAAAGAAAAGCTCCCTAAAAGTTGATTTTTTAGGCGGAAGCGGGTAGGATTTCAAGCTCTTTTTTTGGGGCTTTTGAATCGTGCTGTCTAAAGAATGCTCACTTAAAGAAACAGGGCAAGGCACATAGGTAAAATTAGCAATATCATGGTAAGCGGAATTGTCCATAAACATATCCACCGGCTCTATGATTTTAAAACGCTCCGTGGCTTCTATAAAAGTTTTAGCACCCTTAGGGGTTAAGTGATAACCGGCTGTAGAAGCCACATACACGCTGGTAAGGTAAAAATGCTCTAAAAAAAAGGCTTCTTTTTCATGCGTTGAGTAATAGCTTTTTTGTATTTTTTTGAGAATATAGTGGATGACTTTATGGGTAGAAAGATTTAAAAATCTAGAAACATCAAAAAATTTTTTAAATTTTTCTAAAATAGGGTTATTTTTAAAAGGATAATCAAAGGGAGGAAATACAAATTCTTTGGGTAAAACATGGAATTTTGTCTCGTGGTAATACCAATAGCACCCATAAAGTCTCACAAAATCAAAAGGGCTTTTCAAGCAATCTTCTAAGGCTTGCATAAAGTTAGATTCTAGCGCTACATCATCTTCTAAAATGACGACCGGTTGGTTTGTTTTAACGCATTCTTTCCATAAAAGATAATGGCTTAAATAGCACCCTAATTCAGGCAAAGTCAAACCATCGCCAACATAAGAATGGAACCAATCGGATTTTAACATGCTTTGCGCATCATAAAGTTCTTGAACGAATTTTTCAAAATCTTCGTGTTTGGGGCTAATAGCGTCAAAGATTTGAAAAACACAACGCCCTTTAAATTTTTCATTGGATTCTGAAACGAGTTTTTCAGTATCCAAACGCCTTTGACTTTCTTTTAAAGAAATGATATAGACACAAATCACAGCTCATTCTCCTTTAGGGTGCATTTTAATTCCCAAAAGACAAAATATACTCTTGCATTTCATGCACGATTTCTTCAATGCTTCTTTCACCATTGATCGCTTTATACACCTTCTTATTCTTGTAAAAATTTTGGATCTCACCCAACGGATCCAAAAACACCCGCATGCGGTTATGAAACACCACCTCATTATCATCAGCCCCCCTAGAGCGCCCTAAAACCCTTTCTTTAGCGGTGTTTTCACTCACTTCCACTTCAATCACGCTTTTTAAAACCACTTCGTTTTGAGCGCTCAATTCCTTATTTAAAGCCTGCATTTGTTCCACGCTCCTAGGATAGCCATCAATTAAAATGATCCCCTTACTAGAGCTTTTAATCGCTGAAAGGATCGTTTCTACCACAATTTCTAAAGGCACTAATTCGCCTTGAGAAGTGAATTTCTCAATCAATAAGCCTCGCTCGGTCTTTTTAGCGCTCTCAGCCCTTAGTAAATCCCCGGTAGAAAAATGAGCGATTTTTTCGCTGTTATTCTTAGTGATAAGCTCTGCATCGGTGGTTTTACCACTCCCTGGGGCTCCAATAATCAAAAATAGTTGTTTCATATCTTATCCTTTCAAATTATTTTCTTAAGCGAATGTGTAATTCTCTTAGTTGCTCTTCGTTAATGGGGCTAGGAGCGTCAGTCAATAAACATGAAGCTTTTTGCGTTTTAGGGAAAGCGATCACATCTCTAATGCTACTGGATTTGGTCATTAGCATGATCAAGCGATCAAAGCCTATCGCAAAGCCCCCATGAGGAGGAGCGCCAAACTTTAGCGCCTCTAGTAAAAAGCCAAATTTCTTTTGCGCTTCCTCTTCGTGGATATTGATTTTTTCAAAGACTTTTTTTTGCATTTCTTCTTTATGAATCCTTATGCTCCCCCCACCAAGCTCCACGCCATTAAGCACCACATCATACGCATGCGCTTCAATCTCTTCTAAATCTTTGCATTCTATATTTTTAGGCATCGTAAAAGGGTGGTGCGCGGCATGATAGCCGTTTTCGGTTTTTTCAAACATGGGGAAATTGACTACCCATAAGAAATTTAAAGCGTCTTTATCAATCAAGTCAAGCGTTTCCGCCACCTTCAAGCGCAAACGCCCCATGTAATCTAACACGATTTTTTTATCCCCGGCTCCAAAAAAGACAATATCCCCGGTTTTTGCACCAGTTTTTTCTAAAATATTCTTAAGCCCCTTTTCGCTTAAAAATTTAACTAAAGGCCCTTTAACCCCATCTTCTTTAATTTGCAAATACGCTAAGCCTTGAGCCCCAAATTGGCGCACAAATTCTTCTAATTCTTTTAAAACGCTGCGGCTAAAAATCGCATCAGCCCCCTTAACATTCAAAGCTTTAATGCGTTTGTTTTTAGGATCTTGCGCGATATTAGAAAAAATAGCGTTTGAGCTGTCCATAAAACAATCCCCCACTTCTATTAAAGGCAATCCAAAGCGTAAATCCGGCTTATCGCTCCCGTAATTTTCCATCGCTTCCTTATAAGGCATGCGTTTAAAAGGTTTAGAAATATTATGCCCAATCGCTTTAAAAATCTCTTGCAACAAATCTTCCACCACGCCCATCACATCATTTTCACTACAAAAACTCATTTCCGCATCAATTTGCGTGAATTCTGGCTGCCTGTCCGCTCTCAAATCTTCATCTCTAAAGCAACGAGCGATTTGAAAATACCTGTCCATTCCCCCCACCATTAAAAGCTGTTTGAACAATTGCGGGCTTTGAGGGAGCGCGAAAAATTCGCCCTCATGCACCCTGCTTGGCACTAAATAATCCCTAGCCCCCTCAGGCGTGGTTTTAGACAAAATGGGGGTTTCAATCTCTAAAAAGCCCTTTTGGGCTAAAGCGTTACGAGCGATTAGAGCCACTTCGCTGCGCAATTTAAAGATTTCATAAGCGTTCAAAGAGCGCAAATCCAAATAGCGGTATTTCAAGCGCAAATCTTCATTCACATTTTTATTGCCAATTTCAATCGGTGGGGTAGCGCTTTTATTTTCAATGACTAACTCTTCTAAAACAATTTCAATTTTACCGGTCTTTAGTTTAGGGTTTTCTAACCCGGGCCCTCTTAAACGCGTTTTTCCTTTAGCCACTAGCACAAATTCACTCCTAACTTCTAAAGCCTTTTCATAAGCCTTAGAGCTAGGATCACAAACTAGTTGCACTAAACCGCTTTTATCCCTTAAATCAATAAAAACCACGCCTCCATGGTCTCTATAAGTGTTACACCACCCGGCCACTTTGATGGTTTTACCCACATCTTTTTCACTAATTTCTGCACAGAAATGACTTCGCATGTTTTATCCCTTTAATTAAAACAAAAATTAAATTTATGAAAGCGTTTTTTTAAGCATTTCATGGATTTCAAGAATGTTAGATTTTACCACAAAACCATCCGCTTCTAAAGATTGGGCTAATTGGCGGTTAGAATCGCTGCTCATGGACGAATTGATAATCACAGGAAGATGCTCAGTCCTGCTATCAGCTTTAATGGTTTTTAGCACTTCAAACCCTGAAATAACAGGCATTTCTAAATCCGTAATGACCACGCCGACTTGTTGGTAATGTTCTTTTTCATACAAATAATCCAACAATTCTTTTCCGTTTGGAAAGGCTAAATAACGCAATTCTAAGGTTTGAACGATTTTTTCTAGGGTTTTAAGAGCGCTCAAGGAGTCTTCAGCGATTAAAATGAGTTTTTGGCTTTGAATGGCTTCTATGCAACGCAAAGTCAAATCGTCTAAATCTTTCAAGCTAGGGAAAACATCGCTAATCATCTTTTCCACATCTAAGATCTGCACCACTCGTTCTTCATCAAAACGAGTGATAGCGCTAAGCTTACCCTCTTCATTAATGCCTTGTTTGTCCCCGGTGCTAATCTCAGTCCAATTTTTATGAATGATCCTTTCAATTTTTAAAACCTTTAGAGCGATGGAATGGTTAGAAAAATGGCACACAATCACCAAATTATGCTCATCTTTAACGCTGCATTCTTTTAAATTGCGACTTGTATCACTAGCGTTATAATGCAACCACCTTTTCACATCCACTAAAGGGATAGACTCGCCCCTAATACTAAGAAATCCAAGCATCACGCCATCGCTCCCCCCAAGAATCTCTGTAACCTCCCCATCATAATGGATAATTTCTCGGATCTTAAAAATGTTTAAGCCATAAAGTTGGGCGTCTTTTTCTCCATCCAATCTAAAACACAAAAATTGCGCTTCGTTGTTTAAGTGCAACGAAGTCGTTTTGTCAATGCCTCTTACCACCTAATTTCCCCTAAAGCCCTATCAAAGATTAAATGTTATAATACTACCCTAATTTAGTTTAAAAGGTTTTTACAGACATGATAAAAAGCCAAAAAGAATATTTAGAAAGAATTGAATATTTAAACACCCTATCGCACCATTATTACAACCTTGATGATCCCATCGTAAGCGATGCGGTCTATGACGAACTTTATCAAGAATTAAAAGCTTATGAAGAAAAAAACCCTAATAGCATTCAAGCCAATTCCCCTACCCAAAAAGTGGGGGCTACTACCCCCAATTCGTTCAATAAAAACCCCCATTTAATGCGGATGTGGAGCTTAGATGATGTGTTCAATCAAAGCGAATTGCAAGCGTGGTTGCAACGCATTTTAAAAGCCTATCCTAGCGCTTCGTTCGTGTGTTCGCCCAAACTTGATGGGGTTTCGCTCAATCTTTTGTATCAACATGGCAAGCTAGTGAAGGCGACCACTAGGGGCAACGGCTTAGAAGGGGAATTAGTGAGCGCAAACGCTAAACACATCGCTAATATCCCCCACGCTATCGCTTATAATGGAGAAATAGAAATCAGGGGCGAAGTGATCATTTCTAAAAAGGATTTTGACGCTTTAAACAAAGAGCACTTAAACGCTAATGAACCCCTATTCGCTAACCCTAGAAATGCCGCATCAGGGAGTTTGAGACAGCTTGATAGCGAAATCACTAAAAAGCGTAAATTGCAATTCATTCCTTGGGGCGTGGGCAAGCATTCTTTAAATTTCCCAAGCTTTAAGGAGTGTTTGGATTTTATTGTTTCGCTAGGTTTTAGCGCTATTCAATACTTAAGCCTAAACAAAAACCACCAAGAAATAGAAGAAAATTACCACACCCTAATTAAAGAAAGGGAGGGCTTTTTTGCCCTTTTAGACGGCATGGTGATCGTTGTGAATGAATTAAATATTCAAAAGGAGCTAGGCTACACGCAAAAATCCCCCAAATTCGCTTGCGCTTATAAATTCCCGGCTCTAGAAAAACACACCAAAATTGTAGGAATCATTAACCAAGTGGGGCGCAGCGGGGCGATCACACCGGTCGCTGTTTTAGAGCCTGTAGAAATTGCTGGAGCTATCATTACGAAAGCGACCTTACACAATTATTCTGAAATTGAAAAAAAGAAT contains:
- the ppa gene encoding inorganic diphosphatase, producing MNLEKLEISHDANALCVVIEISKHSNIKYELDKESGALMVDRVLYGAQNYPANYGFVPNTLGSDGDPVDALVLSDVAFQAGSVVKARLVGVLNMEDESGMDEKLLALPIDKIDPTHSYVKDINDLSKHTLDKIKHFFETYKDLEPNKWVKVKGFENKESAIKVLEKAIKAYQG
- a CDS encoding glycosyltransferase family 25 protein, giving the protein MKLPPPPPNSTQDTQQDLVIETQQNPKEPFDPCKIAPQKISFNQVVFKKIKRKLNHFIGNILARTEVYKKLVAKYDDLTGKYDDLTGKYDDLTGKYDDLTGKYDDLTGKYDDLTGKYDDLTGKYDDLTGKYESLLAKEANIKETFWERRADSEKEAFFLEHFYLTSVYVSTTAGYYLTPKGAKTFIEATERFKIIEPVDMFINNPTYHDIANFTYVPCPVSLNKHAFNSTIQNAKKPDISLKPPKKSYFDNLFYDQLNTKKCLRAFHKYSKQYDHLKTPKGV
- a CDS encoding glycosyltransferase family 25 protein; protein product: MIQVYIISLKESQRRLDTEKLVSESNEKFKGRCVFQIFDAISPKHEDFEKFVQELYDAQSMLKSDWFHSDYCYQELLPQEFGCYLSHYLLWKECVKTNQPVAILEDDVALEPNFMQALEDCLKSPFDFVRLYGHYWGGHKTNLCALPIYTEAEEIDYTEIEETIENHEVTPPPPQFHTRYATRFGY
- a CDS encoding glycosyltransferase family 25 protein; translated protein: MICVYIISLKESQRRLDTEKLVSESNEKFKGRCVFQIFDAISPKHEDFEKFVQELYDAQSMLKSDWFHSYVGDGLTLPELGCYLSHYLLWKECVKTNQPVVILEDDVALESNFMQALEDCLKSPFDFVRLYGCYWYYHETKFHVLPKEFVFPPFDYPFKNNPILEKFKKFFDVSRFLNLSTHKVIHYILKKIQKSYYSTHEKEAFFLEHFYLTSVYVASTAGYHLTPKGAKTFIEATERFKIIEPVDMFMDNSAYHDIANFTYVPCPVSLSEHSLDSTIQKPQKKSLKSYPLPPKKSTFRELFFYSLNAKKRLKAFHKYNKQYDHLKTPKEV
- a CDS encoding adenylate kinase, encoding MKQLFLIIGAPGSGKTTDAELITKNNSEKIAHFSTGDLLRAESAKKTERGLLIEKFTSQGELVPLEIVVETILSAIKSSSKGIILIDGYPRSVEQMQALNKELSAQNEVVLKSVIEVEVSENTAKERVLGRSRGADDNEVVFHNRMRVFLDPLGEIQNFYKNKKVYKAINGERSIEEIVHEMQEYILSFGN
- the aspS gene encoding aspartate--tRNA ligase: MRSHFCAEISEKDVGKTIKVAGWCNTYRDHGGVVFIDLRDKSGLVQLVCDPSSKAYEKALEVRSEFVLVAKGKTRLRGPGLENPKLKTGKIEIVLEELVIENKSATPPIEIGNKNVNEDLRLKYRYLDLRSLNAYEIFKLRSEVALIARNALAQKGFLEIETPILSKTTPEGARDYLVPSRVHEGEFFALPQSPQLFKQLLMVGGMDRYFQIARCFRDEDLRADRQPEFTQIDAEMSFCSENDVMGVVEDLLQEIFKAIGHNISKPFKRMPYKEAMENYGSDKPDLRFGLPLIEVGDCFMDSSNAIFSNIAQDPKNKRIKALNVKGADAIFSRSVLKELEEFVRQFGAQGLAYLQIKEDGVKGPLVKFLSEKGLKNILEKTGAKTGDIVFFGAGDKKIVLDYMGRLRLKVAETLDLIDKDALNFLWVVNFPMFEKTENGYHAAHHPFTMPKNIECKDLEEIEAHAYDVVLNGVELGGGSIRIHKEEMQKKVFEKINIHEEEAQKKFGFLLEALKFGAPPHGGFAIGFDRLIMLMTKSSSIRDVIAFPKTQKASCLLTDAPSPINEEQLRELHIRLRK
- a CDS encoding chemotaxis protein, which codes for MVRGIDKTTSLHLNNEAQFLCFRLDGEKDAQLYGLNIFKIREIIHYDGEVTEILGGSDGVMLGFLSIRGESIPLVDVKRWLHYNASDTSRNLKECSVKDEHNLVIVCHFSNHSIALKVLKIERIIHKNWTEISTGDKQGINEEGKLSAITRFDEERVVQILDVEKMISDVFPSLKDLDDLTLRCIEAIQSQKLILIAEDSLSALKTLEKIVQTLELRYLAFPNGKELLDYLYEKEHYQQVGVVITDLEMPVISGFEVLKTIKADSRTEHLPVIINSSMSSDSNRQLAQSLEADGFVVKSNILEIHEMLKKTLS
- the ligA gene encoding NAD-dependent DNA ligase LigA; this encodes MIKSQKEYLERIEYLNTLSHHYYNLDDPIVSDAVYDELYQELKAYEEKNPNSIQANSPTQKVGATTPNSFNKNPHLMRMWSLDDVFNQSELQAWLQRILKAYPSASFVCSPKLDGVSLNLLYQHGKLVKATTRGNGLEGELVSANAKHIANIPHAIAYNGEIEIRGEVIISKKDFDALNKEHLNANEPLFANPRNAASGSLRQLDSEITKKRKLQFIPWGVGKHSLNFPSFKECLDFIVSLGFSAIQYLSLNKNHQEIEENYHTLIKEREGFFALLDGMVIVVNELNIQKELGYTQKSPKFACAYKFPALEKHTKIVGIINQVGRSGAITPVAVLEPVEIAGAIITKATLHNYSEIEKKNIMLNDRVVVIRSGDVIPKIIKPLESYRDGSQHKIERPKVCPICSHELLCEEIFTYCQNLNCPARLKESLIHFASKDALNIQGLGDKVIEQLFEEKLIFNALDLYALKLEDLMRLDKFKIKKAQNLLDAIQKSKNPPLWRLINALGIEHIGKGASKTLAKYGLNVLEKSEAEFLEMEGFGVEMARSLVNFYASNQEFIRSLFDLLNPKNSDMAKEKQKSSSVFNHKTIVLTGTLSKPRQEYAQMLENLGAKISSSVSAKTDFLIAGENAGSKLALAQKHGVSVLNEEELLKRLKEFD